A window of Acropora muricata isolate sample 2 chromosome 3, ASM3666990v1, whole genome shotgun sequence contains these coding sequences:
- the LOC136912470 gene encoding uncharacterized protein, whose product MPPKNTKSKPKTRRSKSQKSRLLERLYYESNRPSTLGGVEKLYRAAKKHGITRSEVIATKFVNGIDDQWQVDLVDLQSLSRWNRGHKYLLTCIDILSKYAWTFQQGRKPDKLQTDAGTEFKNKTFQTFLKQHHVHHFVTYNETKAQVVERFNRTLKQIMWRLFTTGSSYHYLDKINDIVNGNYNQTFHRSIKMRPSEVTAMNSQQVWRTIYAFSLRCLLIHVYISGGLHCLLLCKTFNGHKFKVGDQVKISKHKRVFEKSYLPNWSEETFTVAQRIARDPSVYKLKELDGELIKGTFYETELQKVIEPKDHLFRVEKVLRRRGKGGQAEVLVHWKGWPKKYDSWIPARQLVSLK is encoded by the exons ATGCCACCGAAGAATACCAAAAGCAAACCGAAGACGAGGAGGAGCAAGAGCCAGAAGAGTCGACTTTTAGAGAGACTGTATTATGAATCAAACCGTCCATCTACTTTAGGGGGTGTAGAAAAGTTATATCGAGCTGCTAAGAAACACGGTATAACACGCTCAGAAGTCATCGCAACAAAGTTTGTGAACGGAATAGATGATCAATGGCAGGTGGATTTGGTGGATCTTCAAAGCCTAAGCCGTTGGAATCGTGGACATAAATACCTTCTCACTTGCATTGACATTTTATCCAAGTACGCATGG ACTTTTCAACAAGGTCGCAAACCAGACAAGTTACAAACCGATGCAGGTACCGAATTTAAGAACAAGacttttcagacatttctaAAACAGCATCACGTTCATCATTTTGTCACCTATAACGAAACCAAAGCTCAAGTCGTAGAACGGTTCAACCGCACCCTGAAACAAATAATGTGGCGACTGTTTACCACAGGCAGCTCTTATCATTACCtggacaaaataaatgatatagTGAACGGCAACTATAACCAAACATTTCATCGTTCCATCAAAATGAGACCCTCAGAAGTAACAGCTATGAATTCCCAGCAAGTGTGGCGTACCATATATG ctttcagtttacgATGTCTCCTTATCCatgtttatatttctggtgggttacattgcctgttgctttgcaaaactttcaat ggtcacaaatTCAAGGTTGGCGACCAAGTCAAAATCAGTAAGCACAAGCGTGTATTTGAGAAATCATACTTACCTAACTGGAGCGAGGAGACGTTTACAGTGGCACAGAGAATAGCAAGGGATCCTTCTGTCTATAAGTTGAAAGAACTCGACGGGGAACTGATTAAAGGCACCTTTTACGAGACCGAGTTGCAAAAAGTAATCGAGCCAAAGGACCATTTATTCCGTGTAGAAAAAGTTCTTCGTCGTCGGGGTAAAGGAGGACAAGCTGAAGTTTTGGTTCATTGGAAAGGTTGGCCGAAGAAATACGATAGTTGGATTCCTGCCCGTCAATTGGTGTCTCTAAAATGA
- the LOC136911898 gene encoding uncharacterized protein gives MWPPRHNSSHRIHVEMVRKDSTRSKHEALATKYGVYYSSLLQLEYFDAVRFTSIDPMHNLFLGTAKNVFKLWIKKNFLSKKDLKVLEDKINSLDVGTGVGRLPHRIASNYGGYTASQWKNWTLIYSMFCLKHLLPETHLRCWQTFVLACQYLCTPVLSKTDLLKADLLFVKFGERFEQLYGKKAVTPNMHLHCHLKECVIDCGPVHAFWCFSFERFNGILGAMQVNGKSMEIQLMRKLLAGRFVWDVKFPSEFQENVLPFFSQESHDLYENFVVNNATS, from the coding sequence ATGTGGCCACCACGCCATAATAGCAGTCATCGCATACATGTGGAAATGGTTCGTAAGGATTCAACTCGAAGTAAGCATGAGGCATTAGCGACAAAGTATGGCGTTTATTACAGTTCTCTGTTACAACTTGAATACTTTGATGCAGTAAGATTTACTTCAATTGATCCTATGCATAACTTGTTTTTGGGAACTGCAAAGAATGTTTTCAAACTCTGGATTAAGAAAAATTTCCTATCTAAAAAAGACCTTAAAGTCCTAGAAGATAAAATCAATTCTCTTGATGTTGGAACTGGAGTTGGACGATTGCCACACAGAATAGCGTCAAATTATGGTGGTTATACAGCATCGCAGTGGAAGAACTGGACATTGATATACTCtatgttttgtttgaaacatTTGTTACCAGAAACTCATTTACGATGCTGGCAGACATTTGTTCTTGCTTGCCAGTATCTTTGTACTCCAGTTCTATCCAAGACAGACCTTCTCAAAGCTGATCTGCTATTTGTGAAGTTCGGTGAAAGATTTGAACAGTTGTATGGCAAAAAGGCTGTAACCCCAAACATGCACCTTCACTGCCATTTGAAGGAATGTGTCATTGATTGTGGACCAGTACATGCATTTTGGTGTTTTAGCTTCGAACGGTTCAATGGAATTCTTGGTGCAATGCAGGTGAATGGAAAGTCTATGGAGATACAGCTAATGCGCAAACTCCTGGCTGGACGGTTTGTTTGGGATGTGAAATTTCCAAGTGAATTTCAAGAAAACGTTTTACCATTTTTTTCCCAAGAAAGTCATGATTTATACGAAaattttgttgtaaataacGCCACCAGTTAA
- the LOC136912469 gene encoding uncharacterized protein — protein sequence MSSRLRKQTRLLCGHCNEYLSRAAFWKHRRAYYDVDKERWMTKDGAEHLEHEAKKPKDHEFSEVMWSSDSSGDEDLHGFTQVNDCEDILSDDTGCLNGASSHMEVNDEVISSDTSGSESKSESDWSESCCSDEDVDDLLEDMANDEPLPEPNRHRSSTQTLTILLQWFIYFLLFWQATCKISDNGLVWLLRFMFQFMHVMGITFRSEYLCQMSLMLPSSLYLLRKFVNLKRDNFVKFAVCPKCASLYNLES from the exons ATGTCTTCCCGCTTACGAAAGCAAACCAGACTGTTGTGTGGGCATTGCAATGAATATTTATCCAGGGCAGCTTTTTGGAAACATCGTAGGGCTTATTACGATGTGGACAAAGAACGTTGGATGACCAAAGATGGTGCTGAGCATTTGGAACATGAggcaaagaaaccaaaagaTCATGAGTTCTCTGAAGTTATGTGGTCATCTGATTCTTCTGGTGATGAGGATCTTCACG GTTTTACCCAAGTTAATGACTGTGAGGATATTTTGAGCGATGACACAGGGTGTTTAAATGGAGCGAGCAGTCATATGGAAGTAAATGATGAG gTCATTTCTTCTGATACCAGTGGATCTGAGAGCAAGAGTGAAAGTGATTGGAGTGAGAGTTGTTGTAGTGATGAAGACGTGGATGATCTTCTTGAAGATATGGCTAATGATGAACCTCTGCCAGAACCAAACCGACATAGATCTTCTACACAGACACTGACAATATTACTTCAGTGGTTCATttactttttgttattttggcaAGCAACTTGCAAGATAAGTGACAATGGTCTTGTGTGGCTGTTACGATTTATGTTCCAGTTTATGCATGTAATGGGAATCACTTTCCGTAGTGAGTACCTTTGCCAGATGTCGCTAATGCTTCCAAGTTCACTGTACCTTCTTCGAAAGTTTGTTAACTTGAAGCGTGATAACTTCGTCAAGTTTGCAGTGTGTCCAAAATGTGCATCACTTTACAACCTGGAAAGTTGA